One window of uncultured Trichococcus sp. genomic DNA carries:
- a CDS encoding MBL fold metallo-hydrolase, with amino-acid sequence MKLTILGCMGGYPTKDVGTTSYLLTSDDFRLLIDVGSNALLSLEHHLDPLDLDALILTHYHADHIADLGVLQYTFQLKEPAEGKSKKILPIYGHTESEFFRLLEMPGVSEGIAYAPEETLELGPFRIQFLKTIHPVPCYALRIEEIATGKVFVFGADSAYLAAFVPFVKDADLFLADANLFNGNERHHAHMTAGEVGAIAEAAAVKQLILTHLPQKGELSVLLDQAQEAAPSVSVTLAEKDRIITI; translated from the coding sequence ATGAAATTGACTATTTTGGGCTGCATGGGCGGCTATCCTACAAAAGATGTCGGTACCACGTCTTATTTGCTGACGTCGGATGATTTCAGACTGTTGATCGACGTAGGCAGCAATGCTTTGTTGTCGCTGGAGCACCATCTGGACCCGCTGGATTTGGATGCGCTCATCCTTACGCATTACCACGCGGATCATATTGCCGACTTGGGTGTCCTGCAGTACACTTTTCAGCTGAAAGAGCCCGCTGAAGGCAAGTCGAAAAAAATACTGCCGATTTACGGTCATACTGAATCGGAATTCTTCCGCTTGCTGGAGATGCCGGGAGTGAGTGAAGGGATTGCCTATGCTCCGGAGGAAACCTTGGAATTGGGGCCGTTCCGGATCCAATTTTTGAAAACCATCCATCCGGTTCCGTGCTATGCGTTGCGGATCGAAGAGATCGCCACCGGAAAGGTCTTCGTATTCGGGGCGGATTCAGCCTATCTGGCGGCGTTTGTGCCTTTTGTGAAGGATGCTGACCTGTTTTTGGCTGATGCGAACCTGTTCAACGGCAACGAGCGACACCATGCGCATATGACGGCAGGCGAAGTTGGGGCGATAGCCGAAGCGGCTGCAGTCAAACAGCTGATCTTGACGCATTTGCCGCAAAAAGGCGAACTATCCGTCCTGCTGGATCAAGCGCAAGAGGCTGCGCCATCCGTGTCAGTGACGCTTGCCGAAAAAGATCGGATCATCACCATCTGA
- the spxA gene encoding transcriptional regulator SpxA, producing MVTLYTSPSCTSCRKARAWLEENNIPYTERNIFSEPLTEIEIKSILKMTEEGTEEIISTRSKAFQELNIDLDELPLNTLFTLIEDNPGLLRRPIILDEKRLQVGYNEDEIRRFLPREVRALELQRAQRLANF from the coding sequence ATGGTAACATTATATACTTCCCCAAGTTGTACCTCATGTCGCAAGGCACGTGCATGGCTAGAAGAAAATAACATCCCTTATACTGAAAGGAATATATTCTCCGAACCTTTGACGGAAATTGAAATCAAAAGCATCCTTAAAATGACTGAAGAAGGTACAGAAGAAATTATTTCCACTCGATCCAAAGCATTCCAAGAACTGAACATCGACTTAGACGAGTTGCCTTTAAATACATTATTCACTTTGATCGAGGATAATCCCGGCCTGTTGCGTCGTCCGATCATTTTGGACGAGAAACGTTTGCAAGTGGGATACAACGAAGATGAAATCCGTCGTTTCTTGCCGAGGGAAGTCCGCGCGTTGGAATTACAAAGAGCGCAAAGATTGGCAAATTTCTAG
- the hemG gene encoding protoporphyrinogen oxidase produces the protein MKRRIAIIGGGLRGLTAAYEIDKAIREQTLPFEYVVLEERASVGGMIHTIDMDGYAIDVGASTFDSRRADISGFLQELGLKNEKQSSRGGKLVLFDGNAVIDDVMPTYHGMPLFPNDIWQANGLTLDAKLRAFMNNIFLSKSLHENTEYSTDNFLELRLGREVVDYMAEPYYPDNVYGSMELMPVKLFDENLVTIYGRAHIGKRNKEQLMRFADGSGQEYTFREGLASLTKRLAQHTEGHLYVNQKVKSLSSVSKDLLLIELNGRESMRAGCVVVTTNPQESLVFLGGLPGEVAIPKAQSTSVGTVFFKINKKSVKNLPEGQGFVIPRRSSYHSAKVVVLNNKWPLLEQAEYYYVLVEFGRRLEETLIELADDLVIDIIKNEVKEILTLTEEPLQVTFYRWEKAVPHFSLQQRQVMLDEGYPANKEYAKRGVFVGGNGITGYGMENAIIEGKRLADEAIRYMIKLEENDIANT, from the coding sequence ATGAAAAGACGTATCGCGATCATCGGCGGCGGGCTCAGGGGGTTGACAGCCGCTTATGAAATCGATAAAGCCATCCGGGAACAAACCCTTCCGTTTGAGTATGTTGTTCTGGAGGAACGAGCCTCTGTCGGCGGCATGATCCATACGATTGATATGGACGGTTATGCGATTGATGTGGGAGCATCAACATTCGATTCAAGGCGGGCGGACATTTCCGGTTTTCTGCAAGAACTGGGCTTGAAAAATGAAAAGCAATCCAGCCGAGGTGGGAAATTGGTGCTGTTCGATGGCAATGCGGTCATCGATGACGTGATGCCTACCTACCACGGCATGCCGCTTTTTCCTAACGATATTTGGCAGGCAAATGGATTGACCTTGGATGCCAAGCTTCGAGCGTTCATGAACAACATTTTCTTGTCCAAGAGCCTGCATGAGAACACTGAGTATTCAACCGATAATTTTTTGGAATTGCGTTTGGGCCGGGAAGTGGTCGACTATATGGCTGAGCCCTACTACCCGGATAACGTCTATGGCTCTATGGAATTGATGCCAGTGAAATTATTCGATGAAAATTTGGTGACCATTTATGGAAGGGCGCATATCGGAAAGCGCAATAAAGAACAGCTGATGCGTTTTGCGGATGGCTCCGGCCAGGAGTATACCTTCAGGGAAGGTTTGGCAAGCTTAACCAAGCGTCTGGCTCAACATACGGAGGGCCATCTATATGTGAATCAGAAAGTGAAATCGTTGAGCAGCGTGTCGAAAGACCTGCTGTTGATTGAATTGAACGGACGTGAATCCATGCGGGCTGGATGTGTTGTTGTCACAACAAATCCCCAGGAATCACTTGTTTTTTTGGGTGGCCTCCCTGGTGAAGTTGCTATCCCGAAAGCCCAAAGCACAAGTGTCGGCACCGTTTTTTTCAAAATAAACAAAAAGTCAGTCAAGAATCTGCCTGAAGGTCAAGGGTTTGTGATTCCGAGGAGAAGTTCCTATCACAGCGCCAAGGTTGTCGTTCTGAACAACAAATGGCCGCTGCTCGAGCAAGCGGAATATTATTACGTGCTTGTGGAATTCGGCAGACGTTTGGAAGAAACCTTGATAGAATTAGCCGATGATCTCGTAATAGATATCATCAAGAATGAAGTGAAGGAAATTTTGACCTTGACTGAAGAGCCTTTGCAGGTCACTTTTTATCGCTGGGAAAAGGCCGTACCGCATTTCAGTCTGCAGCAAAGACAAGTGATGCTGGATGAAGGCTACCCAGCCAATAAAGAGTATGCAAAAAGAGGCGTTTTTGTCGGGGGAAACGGAATCACTGGATATGGAATGGAAAATGCCATCATCGAGGGGAAACGCTTGGCTGATGAGGCAATCCGTTACATGATAAAACTGGAAGAAAACGACATTGCGAATACGTAA
- a CDS encoding lipoate--protein ligase produces the protein MYFVDNQGQLDPSVNIALETFLLKEKILDEPILLFYINEPSIIIGRNQNTIEEINADYVEANKIHIVRRMSGGGAVYHDLGNFSFCFITKDDGDSFRDFGKFTKPVISFLHSVGVKEAELKGRNDLVIGEKKFSGNAMYATNGRMTAHGTILFDSDLDAVTSALKPRKEKIESKGIKSIRSRVTNIKPFVDEAYQNLTTEEFRDLMLLSIFNVEKREDVKEYHLTDEDWKRVYEIREEYFGNWDWNYGKSPKFEIQKHHRFPIGSIEVRLNVEEGHIQQLKIFGDFFGLGEIKDVEDAFVGVKYAKEDILAKLNELDIKKYFGNVTAEELLEELY, from the coding sequence ATGTATTTTGTGGATAATCAAGGACAGTTGGATCCTAGCGTCAATATTGCATTGGAGACATTTTTATTGAAGGAAAAAATCTTGGATGAGCCGATTCTATTGTTCTATATCAATGAACCATCAATCATCATCGGCCGCAATCAGAATACGATCGAAGAAATCAATGCGGATTATGTCGAAGCGAATAAGATCCATATTGTCCGCCGTATGTCCGGGGGCGGCGCAGTGTACCACGATCTGGGGAACTTTTCTTTCTGTTTCATCACGAAGGACGACGGTGATTCATTCCGCGATTTCGGAAAATTCACAAAACCGGTCATCTCCTTTTTGCACAGCGTAGGCGTCAAGGAAGCTGAATTAAAAGGGAGAAACGATCTGGTCATCGGCGAGAAGAAATTCTCGGGGAATGCCATGTACGCGACAAACGGAAGGATGACTGCCCACGGGACGATTCTTTTCGACTCCGATCTGGATGCGGTAACCAGCGCGTTGAAGCCACGCAAAGAGAAAATCGAGTCGAAAGGCATCAAGTCGATCCGCAGCCGAGTGACCAACATCAAGCCTTTCGTTGATGAGGCTTATCAAAATCTGACAACGGAAGAATTCCGTGACTTGATGCTGCTGTCGATTTTTAATGTCGAGAAGCGTGAAGACGTGAAAGAGTACCATTTGACTGATGAAGATTGGAAACGCGTTTATGAAATCCGCGAAGAGTACTTTGGCAACTGGGATTGGAATTACGGCAAATCACCTAAATTCGAAATCCAAAAACATCATCGTTTCCCTATCGGATCCATTGAAGTCCGCTTGAACGTTGAAGAGGGCCATATCCAACAGCTTAAGATTTTTGGAGATTTCTTTGGGCTGGGTGAAATCAAGGATGTTGAGGATGCTTTTGTCGGCGTGAAATATGCCAAAGAAGACATACTGGCCAAATTGAATGAACTTGACATCAAGAAATACTTCGGTAATGTGACAGCGGAAGAATTACTTGAAGAGTTGTACTGA
- a CDS encoding competence protein CoiA family protein: MLIARNANGELVQAYQASKQKDKKGEEYYCPACKGKLVLKKGNIMIAHFAHQQHADCAVFSEGETLPHLKGKQLLLEKFKGEGFEVILECWLPELQQRPDLLLVLEDGMKVAVEYQCSPIAPAALLARTQGYQNFGYEVWWICGVNYQPGGLKMKQSVYQFLKHSIALGNWIAVLDTKSEELSVYHHLKLGSDDRFRFGIKEITLDELKVASLESLYRQGCLPGAADLLPYSAEKTVSRKHMQAKDINLLRYRTDPEHRKFLLAVYLDRKDLYHLPAFLFELPCRTLAILTPAYIWRYYLLRDFSNPETAKPLTKRNLLGWLSKCSRTHAIRMRVSMESDKEALWEPLLHFMMRLVEEGYAAAIGKEEWVLLSSPMNGKTEGHHSCLG, encoded by the coding sequence ATGCTGATCGCTAGAAATGCAAATGGGGAACTGGTTCAGGCTTACCAAGCCTCAAAACAAAAAGACAAGAAAGGTGAGGAGTATTATTGTCCGGCCTGCAAAGGGAAGTTGGTGCTGAAAAAAGGGAACATCATGATTGCGCATTTTGCCCATCAGCAGCATGCTGATTGTGCCGTTTTTTCGGAAGGGGAAACGCTTCCCCACCTGAAGGGGAAACAGCTGCTTCTGGAAAAATTCAAGGGTGAAGGGTTTGAAGTCATATTGGAGTGTTGGCTTCCGGAACTGCAGCAACGACCGGATCTCCTGCTAGTTCTTGAGGACGGAATGAAGGTTGCGGTGGAGTACCAATGCAGTCCGATCGCTCCTGCCGCTCTTTTGGCAAGGACGCAAGGGTACCAAAATTTTGGCTATGAAGTATGGTGGATTTGTGGGGTGAACTATCAACCGGGCGGCTTGAAAATGAAGCAATCTGTCTACCAATTTTTGAAGCATTCCATTGCACTAGGAAACTGGATCGCTGTACTGGATACCAAATCGGAGGAACTGTCCGTTTATCACCACCTCAAGTTGGGCAGCGATGACCGTTTCCGCTTTGGGATAAAGGAGATTACTTTGGATGAACTCAAGGTTGCTTCCCTGGAGAGTCTCTATAGGCAAGGGTGTTTGCCTGGCGCTGCCGACTTGCTGCCGTATTCTGCCGAAAAAACTGTCTCACGCAAGCATATGCAGGCGAAGGATATCAATCTGTTGCGTTATCGCACCGATCCGGAGCACCGGAAATTCCTGCTGGCGGTCTATCTTGATCGGAAGGATCTGTACCATTTGCCGGCATTCCTGTTCGAATTGCCTTGCCGAACTTTAGCCATCCTTACACCTGCATATATCTGGCGCTACTATCTTCTCCGGGATTTCAGCAATCCGGAAACAGCAAAGCCGCTCACCAAAAGAAATCTGCTGGGTTGGCTTTCGAAATGCTCACGCACGCATGCGATCCGGATGCGGGTGTCGATGGAGTCGGATAAAGAGGCTTTATGGGAACCGCTGCTCCATTTCATGATGAGACTGGTCGAGGAAGGCTATGCCGCAGCCATAGGCAAGGAGGAATGGGTCTTGCTCTCTTCGCCGATGAACGGAAAAACGGAGGGGCATCATTCTTGCTTAGGATAG
- the trpS gene encoding tryptophan--tRNA ligase: MKKKIFSGVQPSGIPTIGNYIGAMKQFVQRQEDYDCTYCIVNQHAITVPQDPATLTERTRGLAALYLALGIDPNKSTIFIQSEVPAHAQAAWIVQCNTYLGELERMTQFKDKSSKQETVSAGLLTYPPLMVADIVLYNTDFVPVGEDQKQHMELTRDFVQRFNNKYGKGKKILSMPEPMIPEDGGRIMSIQDPTSKMSKSDKNTKGYISLLDEPKVIRKKIKSAVTDSSGIIEYDKENKPGISNLLTIFSAFTDKSIDELVNEFAGSGYGNFKEKLADAIIAELEPMQNRYYELLSSKELDDILDAGAKQANAVASETLKRMETAIGLHR; encoded by the coding sequence ATGAAAAAGAAAATATTTTCCGGCGTTCAGCCCAGCGGGATCCCTACAATCGGGAACTATATCGGAGCGATGAAACAATTCGTGCAGCGTCAAGAAGATTACGACTGCACCTATTGTATCGTAAACCAGCACGCGATCACTGTTCCACAAGATCCAGCCACTTTGACCGAAAGGACACGCGGCCTGGCGGCTCTTTATTTGGCGCTGGGAATCGATCCAAACAAATCAACCATCTTCATCCAATCGGAGGTCCCTGCCCATGCGCAAGCCGCTTGGATCGTCCAATGCAACACCTACTTGGGCGAATTGGAGCGAATGACCCAATTCAAAGACAAATCTTCCAAACAAGAGACGGTTTCAGCCGGATTACTGACCTACCCTCCTTTGATGGTAGCGGATATCGTCCTCTACAATACGGATTTCGTCCCCGTCGGCGAAGATCAGAAACAGCACATGGAATTGACAAGGGATTTTGTGCAGCGTTTCAACAACAAGTATGGAAAAGGCAAAAAAATCCTTTCCATGCCTGAACCGATGATTCCGGAAGACGGCGGCCGGATCATGAGCATCCAAGACCCTACCAGCAAAATGAGCAAATCCGACAAGAATACCAAAGGCTACATTTCCTTGCTGGATGAGCCAAAAGTCATCCGCAAAAAAATCAAGAGTGCCGTCACCGACTCAAGCGGCATCATCGAATATGATAAAGAAAACAAGCCTGGCATTTCGAACTTGTTGACGATTTTCTCGGCCTTCACCGATAAATCGATCGATGAATTGGTAAATGAATTTGCGGGTTCAGGCTACGGCAATTTCAAAGAAAAATTGGCTGATGCCATCATCGCCGAATTGGAACCGATGCAGAATCGTTATTACGAACTGTTGAGTTCCAAAGAACTGGATGACATTCTGGATGCAGGTGCGAAACAAGCCAATGCCGTTGCCTCCGAAACCCTGAAACGCATGGAAACAGCAATCGGCCTCCACAGATAG
- a CDS encoding adaptor protein MecA has protein sequence MEMENINENTIRVLIENSDLEERGITFLDLLGNQKQIESFFYSILEEVDVDNQFHESDAITFQVLPNGNGLELFISKGMNNEDDFDMANGSNQLEHVVDYIKKQTKSFNERDKTDAASEEDDMAPLEVVFKFQSFDDFLELAKRMFLESGVSSLYYYDNQYYLAVVYFIDEMTETNIDNEIFKALEFAEESDIAVEILGEYGKLIIQDNALESARHYFK, from the coding sequence ATGGAAATGGAAAACATCAACGAAAACACAATTCGCGTTTTGATTGAGAATTCTGATTTAGAGGAAAGAGGCATCACCTTTCTGGATTTATTAGGAAATCAAAAGCAAATCGAGAGCTTTTTCTACAGCATCCTCGAGGAAGTCGATGTCGATAATCAATTTCATGAATCAGATGCAATTACTTTCCAAGTGCTGCCTAATGGAAACGGGTTAGAGTTATTCATAAGCAAAGGCATGAATAATGAAGACGACTTCGATATGGCGAATGGCTCCAATCAATTGGAGCATGTAGTGGATTACATCAAAAAACAAACAAAGAGTTTCAATGAACGTGATAAAACCGATGCTGCATCTGAAGAAGATGATATGGCACCTTTGGAAGTGGTATTCAAATTCCAAAGTTTTGACGACTTCTTGGAGCTTGCGAAACGGATGTTTTTGGAGAGCGGCGTATCTTCGCTTTACTACTATGATAATCAATATTATTTGGCGGTGGTCTACTTCATCGATGAGATGACGGAGACGAATATCGACAATGAAATTTTTAAAGCCTTGGAATTTGCTGAGGAATCCGATATCGCTGTTGAGATTTTGGGCGAATACGGAAAGCTGATCATACAGGACAACGCACTGGAATCAGCCAGACATTACTTTAAATAA